A region of Vigna radiata var. radiata cultivar VC1973A chromosome 6, Vradiata_ver6, whole genome shotgun sequence DNA encodes the following proteins:
- the LOC106764443 gene encoding probable O-methyltransferase 3, whose protein sequence is MQEIMESHDAKLLRAQTHIWNHIFNFINSMSLKCVVELGIADIIHNHGQPISLSNLIASLPIHSSKTHFIPRLMRIMVHSGFFSQLNHTDNDLEVKYALTDASFLLLKSHEMSMAPFLQAMLDPVLTNPWNQFSSWFKNGITTPFEMAHGKLFWEYAGSDPRINILFNDAMASDAKLITSSVIEKCKGVFMGLESLVDVGEGTGTMGKAIAESFPQLECIVFDLPHVVSGLQGSDNLKYVGGDMFEEIPPTNAILLKCILHDWNDEECVRILKKCKEAISKKGKKGKVIIIDIVMDNEVKDEEYVETQLFFDMLMVMVHGKERNKKEWVKLFSSAGFNNYDITPVLGIRSLIQIYP, encoded by the exons ATGCAAGAAATTATGGAATCCCATGACGCGAAACTACTGAGGGCTCAAACACACATATGGAATCATATTTTTAACTTCATAAATTCCATGTCCCTTAAGTGTGTTGTTGAGTTAGGCATAGCAGACATCATACACAACCATGGCCAACCCATCTCACTCTCAAACCTCATTGCTTCACTTCCAATTCATTCTTCCAAAACTCATTTCATCCCTCGCTTGATGCGAATCATGGTCCATTCTGGCTTCTTCTCTCAACTCAATCACACCGACAACGACCTTGAAGTCAAGTATGCACTCACTGATGCCTCTTTCCTTCTGCTTAAGAGCCATGAAATGAGTATGGCACCTTTCCTGCAGGCCATGCTTGATCCAGTTTTAACAAATCCATGGAATCAGTTTTCTAGTTGGTTCAAAAATGGTATTACTACACCCTTTGAAATGGCACATGGGAAATTGTTTTGGGAGTATGCTGGCAGTGATCCCAGAATTAACATCTTATTCAATGATGCTATGGCAAGTGATGCTAAACTAATCACTAGTTCAGTGATTGAGAAATGCAAAGGGGTGTTTATGGGATTGGAGTCATTGGTTGATGTTGGGGAAGGTACAGGAACCATGGGAAAGGCCATTGCCGAATCCTTCCCTCAATTGGAATGCATCGTATTTGATCTTCCACATGTTGTTTCTGGCTTGCAAGGAAGTGACAACCTTAAATATGTTGGAGGGGACATGTTTGAGGAGATTCCTCCAACAAATGCCATTTTGTTGAAG TGCATATTACATGACTGGAACGATGAGGAGTGTGTGAGAATATTGAAGAAATGCAAGGAAGCTATATCtaagaaagggaaaaaaggGAAGGTGATAATCATAGACATTGTGATGGATAATgaagtgaaagatgaagaatatGTTGAAACACAACTCTTCTTTGATATGTTGATGGTGATGGTCCacggaaaagagagaaacaaaaaagaGTGGGTTAAGCTGTTTTCCTCTGCTGGTTTCAATAACTACGATATAACTCCCGTTTTGGGCATAAGGTCTCTCATTCAGATCTATCCATAG